The Pleurodeles waltl isolate 20211129_DDA chromosome 6, aPleWal1.hap1.20221129, whole genome shotgun sequence genome has a segment encoding these proteins:
- the LOC138301720 gene encoding zinc finger BED domain-containing protein 5-like: MPSHEQSEVSGSSEKKEDGKRKTKYRKYDDRYLDYGFTCVQVNNEERPQCVICLKVLALESMLPSKLKRHLESLHPNVVGKPREFFQRKLTEAKLQKTTFSKQAKANSNALLSSYKVAYRVAQYKKPHTIAEELILPAAVDMVTIMLGEDAGKQLLKVPLSNNTISRRINDMADDINDQLICNLKGKDFALQLDEATDNQKDTHLICYVRFVNEKKIVEDLLFCKEMKGGTTGQDLFAVVDDFMVQNQIDWERCVGVCTDGGRSMAGCYQGLQARIRSKAPNAIWTHCIIHREALAAGNLSKELHNILKIVTKVIHFIKTRPMKARFFAKLCEDMGAEHSCLLFYSSSRWLSLGNSLLRVYELRNEIYSYLHDDEHCFADKFIDADFLIQVAFLSDLFEKLNTLNKSLQGNNTNILQLSDKVSGFKKKVILWKGSVSKGDYKCFPLLDKFLQDNEMALKEELRTVFVLYLSQLHFYLQKYFPGDEMEPIKWVRDPFNAEIPQHFNNEEVEQLIDISSDSTLKVQFQSLSLLEFWCQTQDEYPVISKIALRVLIPFATSYLCEARFSAVAVIKSKYRAKIHLEKEMRVAISKITPRFEELCKEKQAHPSH; encoded by the coding sequence ATGCCTTCACATGAGCAAAGTGAAGTCTCAGGTTCTTCAGAGAAAAAAGAGGATGGGAAGCGAAAAACCAAGTACAGAAAGTATGATGACAGGTATCTAGATTATGGTTTCACATGTGTACAGGTTAATAATGAGGAGCGTCCTCAATGTGTAATCTGTTTAAAAGTTTTGGCTTTAGAATCCATGCTTCCAAGTAAACTAAAGCGTCATCTTGAAAGTCTTCACCCAAATGTGGTTGGAAAGCCAagggaatttttccaaagaaaactaacaGAAGCCAAGTTACAAAAGACCACTTTCTCAAAACAAGCCAAAGCTAACAGTAACGCCCTCTTGTCTTCTTATAAAGTGGCCTATCGTGTTGCACAGTATAAAAAACcacacacaattgcagaagagcTGATTTTGCCTGCTGCTGTTGATATGGTAACCATCATGCTTGGCGAAGATGCTGGTAAACAGCTGCTCAAAGTGCCTCTTTCTAATAATACTATCAGCCGGAGGATAAACGATATGGCTGACGATATTAACGATCAGCTCATCTGTAACTTAAAAGGCAAAGACTTTGCACTCCAACTGGACGAGGCAACAGACAACCAAAAAGACACCCATCTTATTTGCTATGTCAGGtttgttaatgaaaaaaaaatagttgaggatttgttgttctgtaaggaaatgaaaggtggaactacCGGTCAAGATTTGTTTGCGGTTGTGGATGATTTTATGGTACAGAATCAGATTGACTGGGAgagatgtgttggagtttgtacagaCGGGGGTCGTTCAATGGCTGGATGCTACCAAGGACTTCAAGCTCGCATACGGTCTAAAGCACCTAATGCTATTTGGACACACTGTATAATACacagagaagcactagcagcaggaaacctcagtaaagaactgcataatattctgaaaatagtcaccaaagtgatacattttattaaaacaagaccaatgaaAGCAAGATTTTTTGCTAAGCTGTGTGAAGACATGGGTGCCGAACACTCGTGCCTCTTGTTCTACAGCAGTTCTCGATGGCTGTCTCTCGGTAACTCCCTGCTTAGGGTGTATGAGCTTAGGAATGAAATATACTCATATCTACACGATGATGAACATTGTTTTGCTGACAAATTTATTGATGCAGACTTTCTAATACAAGTGGCTTTTCTTTCGgatctttttgaaaaactgaacACACTGAATAAGTCCTTGCAAGGTAATAATACTAACATCTTGCAGCTCTCAGACAAAGTTTCAGGGTTTAAGAAAAAAGTCATCCTTTGGAAAGGCAGTGTAAGCAAAGGTGACTATAAATGTTTTCCTTTATTGGACAAGTTTCTGCAAGACAATGAGATGGCATTAAAGGAGGAACTGAGGACagtttttgttctgtatttgtcacaactgcatttttaccttcagaaatatttcccagGGGATGAAATGGAGCCAATAAAATGGGTGAGAGATCCCTTCAATGCTGAGATACCTCAGCATTTCAATAACGAGGAAGTAGAACAGCTCATTGACATTTCAAGTGACTCAACATTGAAAGTACAATTCCAGTCTCTGTCACTGCTTGAGTTTTGGTGCCAAACTCAAGATGAATACCCAGTGATTAGCAAGATTGCCCTGCGTGTTTTGATCCCGTTTGCTACTTCCTACCTTTGTGAAGCTCGTTTTTCAGCAgttgcagtgataaagtcaaaatatagggcaaaaattcaccttgaaaaagaaatgcgtgttgcgatctcaaaaataacaccaagatttgaggagctttgtaaagaaaaacaagcacatccATCTCACTAG